The region TCAATGTCTTATGAGCATTTATAAGAAGAAAGTATACTAAATATTACCTACATTTTTTGGTCATTTTGAATATGTTGCTTCATTTGTTTCGGCTTGACAATGATGGATGTGCAATTATTTAGTAACTTGATTGTTATCATTCAAAATGGTCTCATATTTAGTTGTTGTGATAATAAATAGCTACATTAAGTTTGCAAATTCATTTGAGTTAAGACGGCGTAATTGACGCCTTTAGATCGAATTCATGTCTTCTCAGCATTTATTTAACTATTAAATATCAACTAGACTGTGCAAAATCcaaactaaacaaaaccaattcggttcagtttgatgtgaaattttaatttattttaacttttttggttcagttcggtttttgGAGTAAAAAACCTTCAGCTCACATAAACCGAAAAATGTTCGGTAAAATGTTCATATGGTTCAATGTAGTAACTTAAATATGTTCATACGGTCACCTCAGGCTTTGCTTATATACAGTAAAACCATAGACACATTGTTTGAGCATTTTTTCCTGTCTATGTTCATATATCATGAGTTTCTAACATTAACTTCTCTTTACTATCGAATACGCGGTAGCAATCCATAGTCGATGCAACATGATATAGTTTCACGAACTATATCTTTAATGTCATGCTTGTAAGTGAACCCGAGTTCTCTTAATCTCTTTGAAGAAATCTCAGAAGGTATGCGACCTTCTTTTCCCCTGACATACCTAGAGGCATTACAAAACTTCAGATCAATTATTTTTACTTTGAATCATTTGAATTACGAATGTTATGAACAATAACGCACCTTGGAATGTTCGAGCAAGGATACTCCTCGGCAAGATGATCAACTAATTCAGTCATTAGATAACTATTTTTACAGCATATGTATCTACCTTCTGCTTTACTATGCTGCATTAGAAATATATGTGCATTGCATATGTCTTCAATGTGGACTAATGCTATAGAACCCATTCTTGCATTCACTGCTGATAATATGGAATAAAACTCGGAGTTGCCTGTACGGAAACAAAAATTCTGGAACGAGAAATGTTGAAACagaaaataacaaaagaatATTTTTTCAAGAGTAGgtcataaatataaagtttcggaGTTTAACATAATGCTGAAATGTAGGACTTGATAAGTTTTCATGCTACATAGTTTTATAGGCTTAAGCTTTTAAATGTTTCAGTTTTCTGACGGTGCTCGTGTAAATGATTGTCATGTATCTTTCGACGATATCTGATGCATTGAATGTTGAGAATTGCAGGTGTTAGAGCTAGCTAACCTGTTACTGGAGATAAGAGAACTTGAATACTTGATGGAACAGTTGAAGTAAGAAATGCACCAGCAACAGTAGTTGTTATTACCGAAACAAGATCGATATTATTCTGTTTTGCATATTTGAAAGTTGCTTCTTCTGAAACAAGCTTGGAGAGCACGTAAACCTGCAAAACACGGAAATGTACTTGTCAAAACTTATTCACTCGGTAGCTTTTTCAGGTTATGGAAGAGGAATCATAGATTTTACCCATCCGCTAGCTTTCGTGTTCAAGACATGATCTATCGGAGTCTGGCAAGTTTCATCGACTACATCTCTCCAGTTCCCATCGCTGTCTTTAGCAGTTAGTGTACTAATGGAGGATGTGAAAACAACCCGTTTCACGGATTCAGATTTCGAGCATGATTTTAGAAGGTTCAGCGTTCCGTTAATCGCAGGATCAATAATATTTGACTGAATGTACTCTACAAGTTCACAGAAAGTAAGGAAACTAGTTTGAAACAGTAAACTCCGGCGAGAATTTTCATTGAAGAAATAGAGAATTGCATGCTTTTCGAATTACCAGTGTTGCTGTTCGTTTCGGAACCAAATTCCATTGATGCTGCAACATGGAATACACCATGGCAGCCCTTTACAGGTTCATCAAAGCTGCCTTCTTCTTGCAAATCAGCTTTGAACAGTCTCAATCTGTCAACTCCACTCCATTGTGACAATAGATGTAGTGATTTTGCTGATATTTCAGGTTCCAGTTTGTTTAGTAAGATTTTCAATTCATAATGGCAAAACATCTTTTATTCgcttttttatattaaactgTTTGAATTGACATTCAtctaaaataaaacattttgaatTGAGTCGCTGCTTTTAATTACATTAAAAGTAAGTCTCTCgatatggttttttttttcccGCTGATTTGACATTGGTAACACATTTTATATGATAAAAGGACCTTAtgtctataaaaataaaaatgtaacgGCTCaatgtataaaatttatagtggaGGGATCTAAATCAAGAAAATGTGATAATGCAGGACTTAAATATTAGAGAGAGAATAGAAAAAGAATGAGCTTAAATAAGACAACTAGATGTGCAAACTCCATagataaaatagttaaaatagtTTTAAGAATTAAGGACCAAATTGGAAGTTGTCAACTAAAAGAAGCGGGTGCTCTTTGtgtttgtcaattttttttcaattttccgGTTAGCATCACAAATAATGGTTTCAATTGCTGTTGCCTCTTTAtgtttcaatttcaattataatttgtgCTTAGAATGCGTTAGAAATAAGAGAAAAGGATCAAATATACTCTCCATGTTTAACCTGAGGATCAAGTTGGCCTTTTTGtttaaaaaggtgctaaaacacatttaatatttttaaaaaaactcaaataagCCCCTCTTTCTAACACCGTTTGAAAATCTTTCAGTTCTTTCTTAGCTGGAATCTGATGTGACTTTTTGAACATGAGGTGATTTAATTATGCCCTCAATGTTTGACTTGgagttcaaatatgcccttcatgtatgaaaaggttcaaatatacccTTTATTAATGAGAATGTTCAAATATACCtccatatatgaaaaaaaaattcaaatatgccTTTTATATATGAATAGGTTCAAATACGCCTTTCATGTATGAATAGGTTCAAGTATCACCAGTAAGGATGAGAAAAAATTATCGAGCGACCAAATTCACTGATCAAACTTATGACTTTCGGTctgtttgattataaatttggGTTTAGTCGGtttagttttaaataaaaaataaaaagaaaatctttttaattcggtttgagatttaaattattaaaaattaactgaacaagccaattttttttaattttttgttatatttatgtCGGTTTCGATGCTATTCAAATTAATAGAATGAAATGGCCTATTGAAGCATTGCAAATTTTTGTCTGATATCAAAGGACATTATTATCCCTTGATATTAGCAATGTAATCGAGTAGattctaaaaaaatacaatcacTTTTGAGATCACTTcgattttaaagtttaaagtttGAACCTTAATACAAACTCGACAAAATATCAGTTTAGAAGTTCGAACTCAAACTCGATAGAATAATTAAAGTTCGAGCTCGATTTGACttgattataaatatttagaaattaattattatgaaaaattaaagatattattgtgtttatatatataataataaagaataatttttttactaaagtTCGACTAGACTCGCGGGCTTATCAAGCGGATTATTTTGATGCTCAAATTCAATTTGAACCTTTTTATATATggacatatttgaacctttttaatACAtaaagggcatatttgaacttttcatacatgaagggcatatttgaacatttttatacATGAAGGCATATTTGAACATTTCTATACATGAAGGGCATGCTTGACCCATATGCCAAATATtgagggcatatttgaaccacTTCAAATTCAATAAGCCACGTCAGATTCCACCCAAGTAAGAATTGACGGTTTTTAATATGGTGTTAGAAGGAGGGGCTTATTTGAGCtgttttttaaatgttaaatatgTTTTATCACCTTTTCAAACATAGAGGGTGAATCTGCTCCTTATGCCAAACATGGAGGGCTCATTTGACccttttatctaaaaataatattcactTTATctcacaaatataaaaaaaataattaatttttgtcgcataataataaaaaaaggaagtatttttacaaaagtgcgtatttttataaaaaaagatttGCAGAAAAATAGAGgtactttttttaaaaagatatatattaaaaatgtgTTTGGATGTATAGTATGGATTATGGATTTCAATCtcacaattcaaaaaatttaaattcatgaattttaaattttttgtttgaatAACATATAGagtttcaaatttcaaataaaatatttaaatatcagttaattataaatcagaatataaaatctaatttaattatagttagtttttaaaagattattgaaaCTTTATTGGCCCTGAGAGTAATAGGCCAAACAACAAATAGTGAGGTTGGAATTTATTTTGCCTAAAATCAATTGGTTTGTGTTAAGTACCATATTTTAAAGATTGgcatattattataaaaacagcCGACATTTTAACCACTTttcaattctattttaaaattgaaaatttattaattttattctattttgtattttttcctTTCAATTGTACTTTAAGCATTacattgacctttttttatttggcaatttttttaaaacattctttaaattgaccttttttcattaaattgacctttttgcattaaattaacttttttaaaaaaaattcaaactttttccaaataaaaaaaagtcaatttaatgctcAAAGATACCATTGAAACGAAGAAatacaaaatagaataaaattgaccagttttcaacaTCGGAATAGCATTGCAAAAGGGTTAGAAGGTCGggtgtttttaaaacattaagccattttatatattatttttaaatttatttaataaaaaataattttatcaatttattcagTTAAAATTACAGAAGAATTAAATTAGCGGAAACAACAGGCGCGGGATTTGAATCCACGATCCTCAGATGCATCTGGAAAGACATAGCCTTGAAGCTTAATCATGCATTAAATTCATCTTTTATTTAGCATGGTCTCCTCCTCCGGACTCAAATTAAATGCATGCAGGCACCATTACGCCCTtccttttttttcgtttatccttctttttAGAAGATTTTACCTTGGCGATCTCTTATTATAATAAACTccattatattaaaaaaattatattaatttagttctgtaaattttcaattgacaaaaaaaattgtttttcaattgacaaaataatatactccctccgtcccatttaagaagggacatatctcaattttttttgtcccacttaagaaggccaATTCATGATTTTTGTGCCATTTTATAAGGAATTCTCTCTTATACCctcattttctctttctataattaaagctaatactctacacacaaattacaagacaataattaataggggtaaaataagaaaaaccaagaataattattatttttttaatatatgtgcaTAAGGGttatgtcccttcttaagtgggacggaggaagtattGCATAATGAGTATGTGGCCGCACAAGAGTACTATACCAACTGTAATACAACGCCACATGATCTTCATACGTGATATATGAgtacaaattataaataattggcTAAAACCATCTAAaggcccctgtactttacatttttttttccataggtcctt is a window of Mercurialis annua linkage group LG2, ddMerAnnu1.2, whole genome shotgun sequence DNA encoding:
- the LOC126667824 gene encoding putative anthocyanidin reductase, which encodes MHIICIYMYLYISSLCFISCKYKMNENKLGAAAYCVTGANGYIGSWLVKLLLQRGYMVHATVRHPAKSLHLLSQWSGVDRLRLFKADLQEEGSFDEPVKGCHGVFHVAASMEFGSETNSNTEYIQSNIIDPAINGTLNLLKSCSKSESVKRVVFTSSISTLTAKDSDGNWRDVVDETCQTPIDHVLNTKASGWVYVLSKLVSEEATFKYAKQNNIDLVSVITTTVAGAFLTSTVPSSIQVLLSPVTGNSEFYSILSAVNARMGSIALVHIEDICNAHIFLMQHSKAEGRYICCKNSYLMTELVDHLAEEYPCSNIPRYVRGKEGRIPSEISSKRLRELGFTYKHDIKDIVRETISCCIDYGLLPRIR